Proteins encoded by one window of Lycium barbarum isolate Lr01 chromosome 11, ASM1917538v2, whole genome shotgun sequence:
- the LOC132617700 gene encoding uncharacterized protein LOC132617700 isoform X1: MDTSKIAHQVGQAQGQAQEKGSQLMEKTGNVVQSTKETMQQMVPQAKENYHAGKAQGQAEVCIAMRFRVICTFSRILCWFLIFDAQGKQLFWGHRLIFSHYNITQVMSEAFNKFMSR; the protein is encoded by the exons ATGGATACTTCGAAAATAGCCCACCAAGTTGGTCAAGCTCAGGGCCAAGCCCAG GAAAAGGGTAGTCAATTGATGGAGAAGACTGGTAATGTTGTGCAGTCTACCAAGGAAACAATGCAACAG ATGGTGCCGCAAGCAAAGGAAAACTACCACGCTGGCAAAGCCCAGGGCCAAGCCGAGGTCTGCATTGCTATGCGATTTCGGGTCATTTGCACCTTTTCCCGTATTTTGTGCTGGTTTTTAATATTTGACGCTCAAGGCAAACAACTTTTTTGGGGGCATAGGTTAATATTTTCGCATTATAATATCACACAAGTTATGTCTGAAGCCTTTAATAAATTTATGTCTCGTTAa
- the LOC132617700 gene encoding late embryogenesis abundant protein 76-like isoform X5 has product MDTSKIAHQVGQAQGQAQEKGSQLMEKTGNVVQSTKETMQQMVPQAKENYHAGKAQGQAETGQQVKATTLGAADAVTNATGMNK; this is encoded by the exons ATGGATACTTCGAAAATAGCCCACCAAGTTGGTCAAGCTCAGGGCCAAGCCCAG GAAAAGGGTAGTCAATTGATGGAGAAGACTGGTAATGTTGTGCAGTCTACCAAGGAAACAATGCAACAG ATGGTGCCGCAAGCAAAGGAAAACTACCACGCTGGCAAAGCCCAGGGCCAAGCCGAG ACGGGGCAACAAGTGAAGGCCACAACGTTAGGAGCAGCCGATGCCGTTACAAATGCCACTGGCATGAATAAATGA
- the LOC132617700 gene encoding uncharacterized protein LOC132617700 isoform X4 — translation MDTSKIAHQVGQAQGQAQEKGSQLMEKTGNVVQSTKETMQQMVPQAKENYHAGKAQGQAEVCIAMRFRVICTFSRILCWFLIFDAQGKQLFWGHRRGNK, via the exons ATGGATACTTCGAAAATAGCCCACCAAGTTGGTCAAGCTCAGGGCCAAGCCCAG GAAAAGGGTAGTCAATTGATGGAGAAGACTGGTAATGTTGTGCAGTCTACCAAGGAAACAATGCAACAG ATGGTGCCGCAAGCAAAGGAAAACTACCACGCTGGCAAAGCCCAGGGCCAAGCCGAGGTCTGCATTGCTATGCGATTTCGGGTCATTTGCACCTTTTCCCGTATTTTGTGCTGGTTTTTAATATTTGACGCTCAAGGCAAACAACTTTTTTGGGGGCATAG ACGGGGCAACAAGTGA
- the LOC132617700 gene encoding uncharacterized protein LOC132617700 isoform X2 translates to MDTSKIAHQVGQAQGQAQEKGSQLMEKTGNVVQSTKETMQQMVPQAKENYHAGKAQGQAEVCIAMRFRVICTFSRILCWFLIFDAQGKQLFWGHRNKYKNKE, encoded by the exons ATGGATACTTCGAAAATAGCCCACCAAGTTGGTCAAGCTCAGGGCCAAGCCCAG GAAAAGGGTAGTCAATTGATGGAGAAGACTGGTAATGTTGTGCAGTCTACCAAGGAAACAATGCAACAG ATGGTGCCGCAAGCAAAGGAAAACTACCACGCTGGCAAAGCCCAGGGCCAAGCCGAGGTCTGCATTGCTATGCGATTTCGGGTCATTTGCACCTTTTCCCGTATTTTGTGCTGGTTTTTAATATTTGACGCTCAAGGCAAACAACTTTTTTGGGGGCATAG GAACAAATACAAGAACAAGGAATAA